In Gammaproteobacteria bacterium (ex Lamellibrachia satsuma), a single genomic region encodes these proteins:
- a CDS encoding pilus assembly protein, whose product MKILHRNHLPLGGFAGLKEYQLVIDPKAFGELTGSKAFSGLGNFVYLADARFQPHGETGLHPHREVDVLSFMIEGKISHEGSLGQGQSLSAFDVQVQRAGGEGFTHNEINPDGQQNRMIQLFVLPEKAGEAADYRVSTTEAGNISRIYGGLGPNTHFTSGTIVETARLNPGQDHQIKHNYMVYIATGTGSANGQPVEEGCLLKGSDLQFIAKETAYLIIIRLAAPLD is encoded by the coding sequence ATGAAAATACTTCATCGAAATCATCTGCCACTCGGCGGTTTTGCCGGGCTGAAAGAGTATCAGTTGGTGATTGATCCCAAGGCCTTCGGCGAACTGACAGGCAGCAAGGCTTTTTCTGGATTGGGAAATTTTGTCTATCTTGCCGATGCCCGATTCCAGCCCCACGGTGAAACCGGACTGCATCCTCATCGCGAGGTAGATGTATTGTCTTTCATGATTGAGGGAAAGATCAGTCATGAAGGATCTCTGGGACAGGGTCAATCGCTATCAGCTTTTGATGTCCAGGTTCAAAGAGCTGGAGGAGAGGGATTTACCCACAACGAGATTAATCCAGATGGGCAGCAAAACAGAATGATCCAGCTTTTTGTACTACCGGAAAAAGCTGGCGAGGCGGCAGATTACAGAGTCTCTACTACTGAAGCGGGAAACATATCACGCATTTACGGCGGATTAGGACCGAATACACATTTCACGAGCGGGACGATTGTCGAGACGGCAAGATTGAATCCTGGGCAGGATCATCAGATAAAACATAACTACATGGTCTATATTGCAACCGGAACAGGCTCTGCCAACGGGCAGCCCGTAGAAGAGGGGTGTCTGTTAAAAGGAAGTGATCTTCAGTTCATCGCAAAGGAGACCGCCTACCTGATTATTATTCGCCTGGCAGCGCCGCTTGATTAA
- a CDS encoding SIMPL domain-containing protein (The SIMPL domain is named for its presence in mouse protein SIMPL (signalling molecule that associates with mouse pelle-like kinase). Bacterial member BP26, from Brucella, was shown to assemble into a channel-like structure, while YggE from E. coli has been associated with resistance to oxidative stress.): MRNLNIQQLITGILLVISISPAWAEDKDPTYDRVTLSVSAETKVGNDTLVAVLYSQKEGANTTKLAREVNQNLGWALDMAKQTADIKVQTLDYRTDPIYRKQVLQGWRVKQSLRLESLNSAALSDLIGELQKRLAVESISYQVSPEKRKSSHDELIQQALADFRARAEMVAKAWERPGYRLVQININTSDHSPRPKMMRMTAMEMSADAMPAPAIEAGSQTVRVSVSGVVELTP, encoded by the coding sequence ATGAGGAATTTGAACATCCAACAATTGATAACCGGCATTCTGCTGGTGATATCGATCTCCCCGGCTTGGGCAGAGGATAAGGACCCTACCTACGATCGGGTCACCCTCTCGGTGAGTGCAGAGACGAAGGTGGGCAATGATACGCTGGTGGCGGTGCTCTACTCCCAGAAGGAGGGGGCAAATACCACGAAGCTCGCGCGCGAGGTGAATCAGAACCTCGGCTGGGCCTTGGATATGGCAAAGCAGACTGCTGATATCAAGGTCCAGACCCTGGACTACCGAACTGACCCGATCTATCGCAAACAGGTCCTTCAGGGCTGGCGAGTGAAGCAGTCGCTGCGGCTGGAGAGCCTGAACAGCGCAGCACTCAGTGACCTGATCGGAGAGTTGCAGAAGCGGCTGGCGGTGGAGTCGATCAGCTACCAGGTATCGCCGGAGAAGCGTAAGTCATCTCATGATGAACTGATTCAGCAGGCGCTGGCCGATTTCCGCGCTCGGGCCGAAATGGTTGCCAAAGCCTGGGAGCGCCCAGGCTACCGGCTGGTGCAGATCAATATCAACACCTCGGATCACTCCCCAAGACCCAAGATGATGCGTATGACTGCGATGGAGATGTCCGCGGACGCCATGCCTGCGCCCGCGATCGAGGCGGGTAGTCAGACAGTGCGCGTGAGCGTCAGCGGCGTGGTGGAGCTGACGCCCTGA
- a CDS encoding EAL domain-containing protein: MPFIKSLIFQISVSVTLFLATALSQPFHFSGREESMFFLPAGVGLGIAWRYGNRALIGAFVGLFIYYTTLHNLELWVALWTTTTWIFSVYFALWGLRLFIPDVLMKAPLKSLLTFFGFGVVLAPLIHTLLDLPMVIPAGLVDPDQDIRIFLFLYWQGEAFGALLLTPVIFLAGRNFSMLYHGDYVVYPKNGREKIFWLSLFSLNILSTFLWGETHLYAGISDQLFILFPLLAWSAYRLGVTFSSVAVFLTCFGIFSFYAFGFGGTPIPVTEQEYIALLTFIITISLLTYSVAVVTLERRLETSRLRYAATHDPLSGLLNTRALKDRLESLMKDDAGIKPELGYLEIDQYEEMRRHYGVSGRNMLIKRFGLHLNKILSPSCEIFRIGAGEFAFISKEKGALPKSAHTWLNNPEPYRFEWEKKHFSIIPKACLLPVTSHFDSPHHLLELASAHVNRLSKGERGLTSIDPMDDGVLKDRQIRVKWMGKIQQALADDQFRLLYQPIVSLNEKQAAFKNNNRMQHVEILLRLIAEDGSLIEPGIFMPYAETFNLMPDVDRWVVSKALHLIENDPMLRQPETICAINLSGQSINDMAFPEYILEQLKNTNVEAKKICFEITETVALSDLKQAANFFSQLREMGCSVALDDFGTGTASFEYLKRLHVDYLKIDGSFIREIEGNKLDYVIVTAIRDVARSTGTKTIAEYVETDGVLDLLIKLGVDYGQGYIFGKPEEITKSE; this comes from the coding sequence ATGCCATTCATAAAATCACTCATCTTCCAGATATCAGTCTCGGTAACACTGTTTCTGGCTACAGCACTCTCCCAACCCTTCCACTTTTCCGGCCGGGAAGAGTCCATGTTTTTTCTCCCGGCCGGCGTTGGTCTTGGAATTGCATGGAGATATGGTAACAGAGCATTGATAGGCGCCTTTGTCGGCCTGTTCATCTATTACACAACACTCCACAACCTGGAACTCTGGGTTGCACTCTGGACGACGACAACCTGGATCTTTTCCGTCTATTTTGCCCTCTGGGGACTGAGGCTCTTCATCCCGGATGTCCTCATGAAGGCGCCACTCAAGTCACTGCTTACCTTCTTTGGCTTCGGTGTTGTACTGGCCCCTCTGATTCATACACTGCTGGATCTGCCGATGGTTATTCCTGCCGGACTTGTCGATCCGGATCAGGACATCAGAATTTTTCTCTTCCTCTACTGGCAGGGGGAAGCTTTTGGCGCTTTACTGCTGACCCCGGTTATTTTTCTTGCCGGCCGAAATTTCAGCATGCTCTACCATGGTGACTATGTCGTCTATCCAAAGAACGGCCGCGAAAAAATCTTTTGGCTCTCCCTTTTCAGCCTGAACATTCTTTCGACCTTTCTCTGGGGAGAGACTCATCTCTATGCCGGGATTTCTGATCAACTGTTCATCCTCTTTCCTCTACTGGCCTGGAGCGCCTATCGACTGGGTGTCACTTTCTCCAGCGTTGCGGTTTTTCTTACCTGTTTCGGTATATTCAGCTTCTATGCATTCGGCTTTGGCGGCACGCCCATACCTGTCACTGAGCAGGAGTACATCGCACTCCTGACCTTTATTATTACCATCTCTCTATTAACTTACAGTGTCGCTGTGGTCACCTTGGAGCGACGATTGGAGACTAGCCGCCTTAGATACGCCGCCACCCATGATCCGTTGAGTGGCCTGCTGAATACCAGGGCACTGAAAGATCGGTTGGAATCCCTGATGAAAGACGACGCAGGTATCAAACCCGAGTTGGGATATCTGGAGATCGACCAATATGAGGAGATGCGTCGCCACTATGGCGTCTCCGGTCGCAATATGCTGATCAAACGTTTCGGCTTACATTTGAATAAAATATTGTCACCAAGTTGTGAAATATTTCGTATAGGCGCAGGCGAATTTGCGTTTATATCAAAGGAAAAAGGCGCTCTGCCGAAAAGTGCGCATACATGGTTAAACAATCCCGAACCCTACCGGTTTGAATGGGAGAAAAAGCACTTCAGCATAATACCCAAGGCCTGCCTGTTGCCCGTCACCAGCCATTTTGACTCACCACACCATCTGCTCGAACTGGCTAGCGCCCACGTCAACAGGCTGTCAAAAGGTGAGCGTGGCCTGACCAGCATCGACCCAATGGATGACGGCGTACTCAAAGATCGTCAGATTCGGGTAAAATGGATGGGCAAAATCCAGCAGGCACTTGCCGATGATCAATTCAGGCTTCTATATCAACCCATCGTTTCTCTCAATGAAAAACAGGCTGCATTCAAAAATAACAATAGAATGCAGCACGTTGAAATACTGTTACGCCTGATAGCTGAGGATGGATCTCTGATCGAACCCGGCATCTTTATGCCATATGCCGAAACTTTCAATCTTATGCCTGATGTTGACCGTTGGGTCGTGTCCAAAGCACTGCATCTTATTGAAAATGACCCAATGCTCAGGCAGCCAGAAACAATATGCGCAATCAACCTTTCGGGACAGTCGATCAACGACATGGCTTTTCCTGAATATATCCTTGAACAGCTAAAAAACACCAATGTCGAGGCAAAGAAGATCTGCTTTGAGATCACCGAAACCGTAGCCTTGAGTGATCTCAAGCAGGCAGCCAACTTCTTCAGTCAACTCAGAGAGATGGGGTGCTCCGTCGCACTTGATGACTTCGGCACAGGCACCGCTTCATTCGAATATTTAAAGAGACTGCATGTCGACTACCTGAAGATAGACGGCTCATTTATCCGGGAAATTGAGGGCAACAAGCTGGATTACGTCATCGTTACCGCCATTCGTGACGTCGCACGTTCAACCGGCACCAAAACCATTGCCGAATATGTGGAAACGGATGGAGTGCTGGATCTGCTGATTAAACTCGGCGTCGACTATGGGCAGGGCTATATATTCGGCAAGCCTGAAGAGATCACAAAATCCGAATGA
- a CDS encoding glyoxalase has translation MTDAKQISPTICVDDPTACRDFYVQYFNAKVVFDAGWYINVRIGKGELCFMKPQSPEQPLFTGEGLMYNLEVEDVDSEHQRLSGLGLVSVMPLEDHPWGDRGFSIVDPNGIALYIYTPREPSPEFKQYYK, from the coding sequence ATGACAGATGCTAAACAGATTTCGCCCACGATATGTGTAGATGATCCGACCGCCTGTCGCGATTTCTATGTGCAGTACTTCAATGCAAAAGTGGTCTTTGACGCGGGATGGTATATCAATGTCAGAATCGGAAAGGGTGAACTGTGCTTCATGAAACCGCAGAGCCCGGAGCAGCCGCTGTTTACCGGAGAGGGTCTCATGTATAACCTTGAAGTTGAGGATGTGGATAGCGAACATCAACGTTTATCGGGACTTGGCCTCGTCTCGGTTATGCCACTTGAAGATCATCCCTGGGGAGACAGAGGATTCAGCATTGTTGATCCCAATGGCATTGCACTATACATCTACACTCCCAGGGAGCCATCGCCTGAGTTCAAGCAGTATTACAAGTAG
- a CDS encoding DUF3380 domain-containing protein, translating into MSLKDLINDKRVKRIITHPDNDDAIWRADLARFLSGDATLTRKSAGEAGIKAVQRLLIFLGYSTSSNGAFAIDGDFGRGTNRAVAQFQVENRLTRTIHRDTLCYPCKWNTARTLISAIPDARLTSSTLKKMLKTAIARADSAQVMTGNFDDAIFHLNALHKRAYLNCRKILERYGEMAASVSEALADETETLVRPEWILSIIRQETAGIIRPRFEQHYLSRLNRQQPNTGLEELRMQSMSMGLGQVMGANYKRVGAQNATELFTAPAIRQVEFVARFLSKKEDVVRKSNPTGDDFHRLARYYNGPKYAAHHYHESLARWFHEFRMLM; encoded by the coding sequence ATGTCACTCAAAGACCTCATTAACGACAAGCGCGTAAAACGGATTATCACCCACCCGGACAACGACGACGCCATCTGGCGCGCCGATCTGGCACGTTTTCTCTCTGGAGACGCCACTCTGACACGCAAGTCCGCTGGGGAGGCGGGCATCAAAGCTGTGCAAAGATTGTTGATTTTCCTTGGCTACTCCACATCATCCAACGGCGCCTTCGCTATTGATGGGGATTTCGGGCGCGGCACCAACCGTGCGGTAGCGCAGTTTCAGGTGGAAAACCGTCTCACCCGCACCATTCACCGCGATACCCTCTGCTATCCTTGCAAATGGAATACAGCCAGGACGCTGATCAGCGCAATCCCCGACGCCAGGTTAACATCCAGCACCCTAAAAAAAATGCTCAAAACGGCGATTGCGCGGGCCGATTCCGCACAGGTGATGACCGGTAATTTCGATGACGCCATCTTCCATCTCAATGCCCTGCATAAACGCGCATATCTCAATTGCCGCAAGATACTTGAGCGTTACGGCGAAATGGCAGCATCGGTCTCCGAGGCACTTGCAGATGAAACCGAAACATTAGTCAGACCGGAATGGATCCTCTCAATCATCCGTCAGGAGACGGCCGGCATCATCCGTCCAAGATTTGAGCAGCACTATCTGTCCCGTCTTAACCGGCAACAACCAAATACCGGACTGGAAGAGCTTCGCATGCAGTCCATGAGCATGGGATTGGGTCAGGTCATGGGCGCCAACTACAAGCGTGTGGGGGCGCAAAATGCAACCGAACTCTTTACCGCTCCAGCAATTCGCCAAGTAGAGTTCGTGGCGCGATTTCTAAGCAAAAAAGAGGATGTGGTTAGAAAGAGCAATCCGACCGGGGATGACTTCCACAGGCTGGCGCGCTACTACAATGGTCCGAAGTACGCAGCGCACCACTACCACGAATCACTTGCACGCTGGTTTCATGAGTTCAGGATGCTGATGTAA
- a CDS encoding winged helix-turn-helix transcriptional regulator produces MTEKAKQLENRYNCPVEATIDVIGGKWKIIIIHHLLSGTKRFGELRRLIPQVTQRMLTSQLRELEKDGVVHREVYPQVPPKVEYSLTELGGTLEPVLWVMHDWGKGFMDQS; encoded by the coding sequence ATGACAGAAAAAGCGAAACAGCTGGAGAATCGCTACAATTGCCCGGTTGAAGCGACGATTGACGTAATTGGTGGAAAATGGAAGATTATTATCATTCACCATCTTCTAAGTGGGACCAAGCGTTTTGGTGAGCTGCGGCGTTTGATTCCCCAGGTCACTCAGAGAATGCTGACTTCTCAGTTGCGGGAACTCGAAAAGGATGGTGTCGTGCACAGGGAGGTCTATCCCCAGGTTCCTCCCAAAGTAGAGTATTCACTTACTGAGCTGGGAGGAACCCTGGAGCCTGTTTTGTGGGTCATGCACGATTGGGGAAAAGGCTTCATGGACCAAAGCTGA
- the pyk gene encoding pyruvate kinase, whose product MEIQNPLRKTKIIATIGPACDSLETLEAMMQAGMSVARLNLSHGSYNEHRERLKRIRLTAEKLCINVATMIDTRGIEIRTGRIEEGWVDLTVGDRFTLFTDDRLGNQEGVSITYKKLSQEIGAGTPILLDDGNIELTAEQIDEDEIHCRVVLGGRLGDTKSVNLPETELSLRAVSPENRDDVIREMTFAAENEVDYIAASFVQHEEDVTLLREVLAEHGVKIPIIAKIENRAGLNNLEGIVAAADGVMVARGDLGVELPLADVPGTQKKIIHMTVGQGKPVITATEMLASMQRNPKPTRAEASDVANAILDGTSAIMLSGETAAGKYPVLAVRTMAEIALRAESYLKEYGYLQRVAGNRSNIVTEAVSLASATMAQELNARAIFSLTETGFTSRMVSRRRPDCPILAITSSRIVARRLSLNWGVFPICFEGEINDQAKLDYGLERARELGYVGAGDLIIATAGSGQKKGGTDSIRVLTLG is encoded by the coding sequence ATGGAAATCCAGAATCCCCTGCGTAAAACCAAGATCATTGCAACCATAGGCCCTGCCTGTGACTCTCTCGAAACCCTCGAAGCAATGATGCAGGCAGGCATGAGCGTCGCCCGTCTTAATCTCTCCCACGGCAGTTACAATGAGCACAGGGAACGACTGAAACGCATCCGTCTGACCGCTGAGAAGCTGTGCATCAATGTGGCCACGATGATCGATACCCGGGGTATCGAGATCCGCACTGGCCGTATTGAAGAGGGCTGGGTCGATCTGACGGTAGGGGATCGTTTCACACTCTTCACAGATGACCGACTCGGCAACCAGGAAGGGGTTTCGATCACCTATAAAAAACTGTCCCAGGAGATCGGTGCGGGTACGCCAATCCTGCTCGACGATGGCAACATCGAACTCACTGCGGAGCAGATCGACGAAGACGAGATCCACTGCCGGGTGGTACTCGGAGGGCGACTGGGCGATACGAAGAGCGTCAATCTGCCGGAGACCGAACTCTCCCTACGCGCCGTCAGTCCCGAGAATCGGGACGACGTGATCCGGGAGATGACCTTCGCCGCCGAGAATGAGGTCGACTATATCGCCGCCTCTTTTGTACAACATGAGGAAGACGTCACCCTGCTGCGGGAGGTATTGGCAGAGCATGGCGTCAAGATCCCTATCATCGCCAAGATCGAGAATCGTGCCGGTCTCAATAATCTGGAAGGCATCGTCGCGGCCGCTGACGGCGTAATGGTGGCCCGCGGCGACTTGGGTGTGGAGCTGCCACTGGCGGACGTGCCCGGCACCCAGAAGAAGATCATCCACATGACTGTCGGCCAGGGCAAACCTGTGATCACAGCCACCGAGATGCTCGCATCGATGCAGCGCAACCCCAAACCGACCCGCGCCGAGGCCTCCGATGTCGCCAACGCCATCCTGGACGGCACCTCTGCAATCATGCTCTCCGGCGAGACCGCTGCCGGAAAATATCCGGTGCTGGCAGTGCGCACAATGGCGGAGATCGCCCTGCGCGCCGAGTCCTACCTGAAAGAGTACGGATATCTGCAGCGGGTGGCGGGCAACCGTTCAAACATCGTCACGGAGGCGGTCAGCCTTGCCTCCGCCACCATGGCGCAAGAGCTGAATGCCCGCGCCATCTTCAGCCTCACCGAAACAGGTTTCACATCGCGCATGGTCTCCCGACGCCGCCCTGACTGCCCGATTCTGGCAATCACCAGCTCCCGTATCGTTGCCCGCCGCCTCTCTCTCAATTGGGGCGTCTTCCCCATCTGTTTCGAGGGAGAAATCAACGATCAGGCAAAACTCGACTACGGTCTGGAACGCGCTCGTGAGCTGGGCTATGTGGGGGCTGGCGACCTTATCATCGCCACCGCCGGATCAGGTCAGAAGAAAGGCGGCACCGACTCAATCCGGGTTCTCACTTTGGGGTAA
- a CDS encoding zinc ribbon domain-containing protein, with the protein MPAYDYFCSANNRTIEVTHKMSEGIATWGELCSKAGIETGDTPANATVKRLITGGAIISNSGSEPPCNSGGCCPGGSCGL; encoded by the coding sequence ATGCCCGCTTATGATTATTTCTGTTCAGCGAACAACCGCACCATCGAAGTCACCCATAAAATGAGTGAGGGTATCGCAACATGGGGAGAACTCTGCAGCAAGGCAGGCATCGAAACCGGCGACACACCAGCCAATGCAACGGTCAAAAGACTGATCACCGGCGGTGCCATCATCAGCAACAGCGGCAGTGAGCCACCCTGCAATTCCGGCGGTTGTTGCCCGGGCGGCAGCTGTGGGCTTTAA
- the chrA gene encoding chromate efflux transporter, with protein MLQVPPTPPEVTENPQPVSFIEALIYWLKLGFISFGGPAGQISMMHQELVEKRRWLSEHRFLHALNYTMVLPGPEAQQLATYIGWLMHGVWGGIAAGVLFVLPSLFILIGLTWIYLAYGDVPAVEGILYGIKPAVTAIVVFAAYRIGSRALKNNVLRAMAILAFIAIFAFDVPFPYIVLMAGIIGYVGSHFAPDKFKAGGHHGESRDSYGPALIDDDTPAPKHARFKWSRFITFSLVGVFIGGAAMAMLVTTYGWEGTLTQMGWFFTKAALVTFGGAYAVLPYVYQGGVEQYAWLSGTQMIDGLALGETTPGPLIMVVAFVGFVGGWTKEIFGPEMLPLAGAAGAGIATLFTFLPSFLFILLGGPAVEATRDDVKFTAPLTGITAAVVGVVLNLAAFFAYHVLWPQGFEATFEWLSALIGAAAFVALFKYKAGIVQVIGACAVLGLGYSLVL; from the coding sequence ATTCTACAAGTGCCACCAACTCCACCCGAAGTCACAGAAAATCCGCAACCCGTGTCATTTATTGAGGCCTTGATCTATTGGCTCAAGCTGGGCTTTATCAGCTTTGGCGGTCCGGCAGGTCAAATCAGCATGATGCATCAGGAGCTGGTTGAGAAGCGCAGATGGCTTTCAGAACATCGATTTTTACATGCGCTGAATTACACCATGGTGCTGCCTGGCCCTGAGGCACAACAACTGGCAACCTATATCGGCTGGTTGATGCATGGTGTATGGGGAGGCATTGCTGCCGGTGTGTTATTTGTTCTGCCGTCTCTATTCATCCTCATTGGTCTGACATGGATCTACCTGGCTTACGGTGATGTGCCTGCAGTGGAGGGTATTTTGTATGGCATTAAACCCGCTGTAACAGCAATCGTGGTTTTTGCAGCCTACCGCATCGGTTCCAGGGCATTGAAGAACAATGTGCTGCGCGCCATGGCAATACTGGCGTTCATCGCAATTTTTGCCTTTGATGTGCCTTTCCCCTATATCGTCCTGATGGCGGGTATCATCGGTTATGTCGGTTCACATTTCGCACCGGACAAATTCAAAGCGGGCGGACATCATGGAGAATCCAGGGATTCCTACGGCCCCGCGCTTATTGATGATGACACCCCTGCTCCAAAGCATGCACGATTCAAGTGGAGCCGGTTCATCACATTCTCCCTGGTCGGGGTTTTCATTGGGGGAGCAGCAATGGCCATGCTGGTCACGACATATGGCTGGGAGGGAACACTCACGCAAATGGGCTGGTTCTTTACCAAAGCCGCACTGGTCACCTTTGGCGGTGCCTATGCAGTCTTGCCCTATGTCTATCAAGGTGGTGTCGAGCAATATGCATGGTTAAGCGGGACTCAAATGATCGACGGCCTCGCGCTGGGCGAAACCACCCCTGGCCCACTCATCATGGTTGTTGCATTTGTTGGTTTTGTCGGCGGCTGGACCAAAGAGATTTTTGGGCCTGAGATGCTTCCTTTGGCCGGTGCTGCCGGTGCAGGCATTGCCACGCTCTTCACTTTTCTACCCTCCTTTCTTTTCATCCTGCTTGGTGGGCCTGCGGTAGAGGCGACCAGAGATGACGTTAAATTCACCGCTCCCCTGACCGGCATTACCGCTGCCGTGGTGGGTGTCGTGCTCAATCTTGCTGCTTTTTTTGCCTACCATGTGCTTTGGCCTCAAGGTTTTGAGGCGACATTTGAATGGCTTTCAGCCTTGATAGGTGCAGCTGCGTTCGTGGCGCTGTTTAAGTACAAGGCGGGTATTGTTCAGGTTATTGGCGCATGCGCTGTATTGGGATTGGGTTACTCTTTGGTGCTGTAG
- a CDS encoding mechanosensitive ion channel family protein has translation MKLHSPYLIRYLCILPLLGLLLPLQGLAEALEAPVAEVTESAPDSLRSPRAVMETFLGAMNDIKRGEPERISDALETLDLTSVNVLVRTERGVDLAWLLLETMDRTRLVDLQRIPDRHEGEPWVFQRYAKGALRISRYSDGRWLFDNETIARLPAIWEEVSARSKVEGLSGDDSVLPWHLRIQNAMPALLKKTVFLLENWRWLGIFFIVLFGVVADKLISLLLRRLVSRWRRGTRRLAFRDISDDMLRPLGLLAMAAIWWVGITLLGLPESTMLVLLVAVKFLAALSGVWVAYRLVDLVGGWLTERAMLTETRLDDALVPLIPRTLKIFVTVIGVIFIADNMNINVSGLLAGLGLGGLAFALAAKDMVQNLFGSVTILLDRTFSVGDWIVVDGKEGAVERIGFRSTRIRTFYNSVLTVPNSLFITAKVDNMGERRYRRLSTKLGLAYETPPEKIESFCEGVRELVRQHPYMRKDYYHVYFNGYADSALEILVYVFWETPDWGTELRERHRFLLDILRLAQGLGVEFAYPTQTLYMKQEGESDAGTGSSTSQKQAFDEGREIARNIVSETTGLGERPPPVKF, from the coding sequence ATGAAACTACATAGTCCCTATCTGATCAGATATCTCTGCATTCTGCCCTTGCTCGGTTTGTTGTTACCACTACAGGGGTTAGCCGAAGCGCTGGAAGCGCCTGTCGCCGAGGTCACGGAATCTGCACCGGACAGCCTGCGTTCACCACGGGCGGTCATGGAGACCTTTCTGGGCGCCATGAATGACATCAAGCGGGGGGAGCCGGAGCGGATCAGCGATGCGCTGGAGACGTTGGATCTCACCTCGGTCAATGTCTTGGTGCGCACAGAGCGCGGTGTGGATCTGGCCTGGCTGCTGCTGGAGACAATGGATCGTACCCGGCTGGTCGATCTGCAGCGGATACCCGACAGGCATGAAGGAGAGCCATGGGTCTTCCAGCGTTACGCCAAAGGGGCGCTGCGTATCTCGCGCTACTCTGATGGCCGTTGGCTGTTTGACAATGAGACGATAGCCCGTTTACCGGCAATCTGGGAGGAGGTCTCGGCACGCAGCAAGGTGGAGGGGTTGTCGGGTGATGACTCGGTATTGCCCTGGCACCTGCGTATCCAAAACGCCATGCCGGCGCTGCTGAAAAAAACGGTTTTTCTGCTGGAGAACTGGCGCTGGTTGGGTATCTTTTTTATCGTCCTGTTTGGAGTGGTGGCGGACAAGCTGATCTCCCTGTTACTGCGCCGCCTGGTAAGCCGCTGGCGAAGGGGAACCCGCCGGCTGGCTTTCCGTGATATCTCCGATGATATGCTGCGGCCCCTGGGATTGTTGGCGATGGCTGCGATCTGGTGGGTCGGTATTACACTGCTGGGCCTGCCTGAATCGACAATGCTGGTGCTGTTGGTGGCGGTCAAGTTTCTTGCGGCCCTCTCCGGTGTCTGGGTTGCCTATCGACTGGTGGATCTGGTGGGCGGATGGCTCACCGAGCGGGCGATGCTGACCGAGACCCGCCTGGATGATGCGCTGGTGCCGTTGATTCCACGAACCCTGAAGATATTCGTCACCGTGATCGGCGTGATCTTTATCGCTGACAATATGAATATCAATGTTTCAGGGCTGTTGGCAGGTCTCGGCCTTGGTGGCTTGGCCTTTGCATTGGCGGCCAAGGATATGGTGCAGAATCTCTTCGGATCGGTCACGATACTGCTTGATCGTACCTTCTCGGTGGGGGACTGGATCGTTGTCGACGGCAAGGAGGGTGCGGTCGAGCGCATCGGATTTCGCAGTACCCGCATTCGCACCTTCTATAACTCGGTGCTTACTGTGCCCAACTCCCTGTTCATCACCGCGAAGGTGGACAATATGGGGGAGCGACGCTACCGCCGTCTCTCCACCAAGCTGGGGCTGGCCTATGAAACACCGCCGGAGAAGATCGAATCCTTTTGCGAAGGAGTGCGTGAACTGGTGCGCCAACACCCCTATATGCGAAAGGACTACTATCATGTCTACTTCAATGGATATGCCGACAGCGCCCTGGAGATACTGGTTTATGTCTTCTGGGAGACCCCGGACTGGGGTACCGAGTTGCGAGAACGGCACCGTTTTTTGCTGGATATTTTGCGACTGGCCCAAGGGCTGGGTGTGGAGTTTGCCTATCCAACGCAGACCCTCTACATGAAGCAGGAGGGGGAATCCGACGCTGGAACCGGATCCTCGACTTCCCAGAAGCAGGCTTTTGACGAAGGTAGGGAAATAGCACGGAATATCGTTTCAGAGACCACCGGTCTGGGAGAGCGGCCACCACCGGTGAAGTTTTGA